GTGTGGTCCAGCGCCTGGCCCGCAATGCTCACCGCGGCGCCGTTTTCGGCGACCTCCTTGATCCAGACACGGGGCGGCACGGCGCTCGCGAGTTGATCGAGCAGGCGTACCGGCCCTTTCTGGGCGACCTTGAGCTGCTGGATGACCGACAGCTTGCGTTCGAGGTCTTCCTTGCGAACCTTGAACTCCTCGACGCGCTTGATCTCGACGCCCAGCGCCGCGATGCTCCGGTCGACGTCATCGATCTCCGCCCGCAGCGTGTCGGCCCTTCGCTCGAAGGTCCAGTGGACGACGCCGAGCACGAGCGACGTGAGCAGCACGGCGACGAGGCCGATGATGATCCAGGTGACCGGGATCTGCGGCATGGCCCGCCGCGGCGCGGCGCGCCGCGTGGCTTTTCGACCGGATTCCGGGAGAAGATTGACCTTGATCATTTGTCGCCCACCCTGCGAAGCGCGAGTCCGAGGGCGACG
This bacterium DNA region includes the following protein-coding sequences:
- a CDS encoding PilN domain-containing protein, with the protein product MPQIPVTWIIIGLVAVLLTSLVLGVVHWTFERRADTLRAEIDDVDRSIAALGVEIKRVEEFKVRKEDLERKLSVIQQLKVAQKGPVRLLDQLASAVPPRVWIKEVAENGAAVSIAGQALDHTQIATFMENLEKSPFFANVELSGSQATTQRQQDENVVKDFKITSTITYPKDL